The following are from one region of the Paenibacillus sp. JZ16 genome:
- a CDS encoding DNA polymerase III subunit alpha produces MSSFVHLHVHSEYSLLDGAARIGDLVREAAALGMKSLALTDHGVMYGAIPFYKACLAQGIKPIIGCEAYITAGSRKERGSRKDQPIYHLILLAKNETGYRNLMKLCSIGHLEGYHYRPRIDMEALAAHHEGIICLSACLGGEVPQHLLHGREAEAKAAALRYQAIFGEDYYLELQDHGIPEQKRVNPQLIQLSRETGIPLVATNDVHYLTESDAEVQDVLICIGTGKTVEDEDRLQIQTNQLYLKSGSDMERLYPHVPEAILNTAKIADQCNLELEFGKSILPEYSSLPEGKNAAEYLRELCLNGLQERYGNTERWQDEAERSELEQRLNYELGVIENMGFSDYFLIVWDFIAYAHRQGIAVGPGRGSSAGSLVAYTLQITNVDPMKYKLLFERFLNPERITMPDIDIDFSDERREEVIDYVVDKYGKEHVAQIITFGTMAARAAVRDVGRALNVPFGDVDKAAKLIPNHLGISIAGAMEQSPQLKEQYETKPKVRELIDMAMKVEGMPRHASTHAAGIVISRDPLTDAVPLQEGSEKTALTQYSMENLESVGLLKMDFLGLRTLSIIERTLRWIQELTGRTLDFEQVPDDDHLTYEMLGRGDTTGVFQLESAGIRRVLKDLKPSVFEDIVSVNALYRPGPMEFIPKFIQAKHGRIEPEYPHSDLIPILGDTYGIIVYQEQIMQIASTMAGFSLGEADLLRRAVSKKKREVLDRERSHFVSGSLKLGYSEDEANRVYDMIVRFANYGFPRAHAAAYGVLAFQTAYLKAHYPVPFMASMLTAVMGSHRKVAEYVLEARRLDIEVMPPDVNESGTYFTPVMSGSAAEGGDNEGQRPAGGGIRFGLAAIKNVGTQAVENIVEIRREKPFESLLDFCRRVDLRVCNKRVIESLIQAGAFDSLQGHRSQLVAMLDETVEAAVKWRKERDDLQIQLFDFVETTNWDIEYPDIPPYTTSQQLEFERELLGMYLSGHPLDGFEDTLTESGADRLMDLHEAEDESMATVAGMVVTLKTITTKQGKAMAFMECEDQIERCEVVLFPEVWKRSAHLIEKGALLAIRAKVQLQDEGFKLLAEEIAPLEPQTLSQLVHRSKVRGAAGGRGRSGGENNGRSGKSGAGIQPVSAGNPSAVQNPERLAARSGQDSTSIRNEASGGSLSPEKESRTVVSNHKAEQRVFVKITADAEQSELLVKLKELLQQHPGHVQTVLFYERSQKVLALSEAYRIKPSTELFAEMESMLGKDTVKVK; encoded by the coding sequence ATGAGCTCTTTCGTGCATTTGCACGTGCATAGTGAATACAGTTTGCTCGATGGAGCGGCACGTATCGGTGACCTGGTGCGGGAAGCGGCGGCGCTTGGCATGAAATCGCTGGCCCTGACGGATCATGGCGTGATGTATGGTGCCATTCCGTTCTATAAAGCCTGCCTGGCGCAAGGCATCAAACCGATTATCGGCTGCGAGGCCTATATTACGGCAGGCTCCCGCAAGGAGCGGGGAAGCCGCAAGGATCAGCCGATCTATCATTTGATTCTGCTTGCCAAGAATGAGACCGGCTATCGCAATTTGATGAAGCTGTGCTCGATCGGGCATTTGGAGGGGTACCATTACAGACCCCGAATCGATATGGAGGCGCTGGCCGCCCATCATGAAGGCATCATATGTCTCAGCGCTTGCTTGGGCGGCGAGGTTCCCCAGCATCTGCTTCACGGACGCGAAGCGGAAGCGAAAGCTGCCGCGCTTCGTTATCAGGCGATTTTTGGAGAAGACTACTATCTGGAGCTGCAGGATCACGGAATTCCGGAGCAGAAACGCGTGAATCCCCAGCTGATTCAGCTTAGCCGCGAGACCGGCATTCCGCTGGTTGCGACCAACGATGTGCATTATCTGACCGAGAGCGATGCCGAGGTACAGGACGTCCTGATCTGCATCGGCACGGGAAAGACGGTCGAAGATGAGGATAGGCTGCAGATCCAGACGAATCAGCTCTATTTGAAGAGCGGCAGCGACATGGAGCGATTATACCCCCATGTGCCTGAAGCTATATTGAATACGGCTAAGATTGCGGACCAATGCAACCTGGAGCTGGAATTCGGCAAGTCGATTTTGCCGGAATACAGCTCGCTACCGGAAGGGAAGAATGCAGCCGAATACCTGCGGGAGCTCTGTTTGAACGGTCTGCAAGAACGTTACGGGAATACGGAGCGGTGGCAGGATGAAGCAGAGCGCAGCGAGCTGGAGCAGCGACTGAACTATGAGCTCGGCGTCATCGAGAACATGGGCTTCAGCGATTATTTCTTGATCGTATGGGACTTTATCGCCTATGCCCACAGGCAAGGCATCGCGGTTGGACCGGGCCGGGGTTCATCGGCGGGCAGCCTGGTGGCCTACACCCTTCAGATTACGAATGTGGACCCGATGAAATATAAATTGTTGTTTGAACGCTTCCTGAATCCGGAGCGGATAACGATGCCGGATATTGATATCGACTTCAGTGACGAGCGCCGGGAAGAGGTCATTGATTATGTGGTGGATAAATACGGGAAAGAGCATGTCGCCCAGATTATTACGTTCGGTACGATGGCGGCAAGGGCGGCCGTCCGAGATGTTGGACGTGCGCTGAATGTGCCGTTCGGGGATGTGGACAAGGCGGCCAAGCTGATCCCTAACCATCTGGGCATCAGCATCGCGGGAGCGATGGAGCAAAGCCCGCAGCTGAAGGAGCAGTACGAGACGAAGCCGAAGGTGCGCGAGCTGATCGATATGGCGATGAAGGTTGAGGGCATGCCCCGTCATGCTTCGACGCATGCAGCAGGCATTGTCATTTCCCGCGATCCGCTGACGGATGCGGTTCCGCTGCAGGAAGGGAGCGAGAAGACGGCGCTGACGCAGTATTCCATGGAGAATCTGGAGAGCGTGGGCCTGCTCAAGATGGATTTTTTGGGTCTGCGGACGTTATCCATCATAGAGCGTACCCTGAGATGGATTCAAGAATTGACCGGCAGAACACTCGATTTCGAACAAGTGCCGGATGACGATCATCTGACGTATGAGATGCTGGGACGCGGCGATACCACGGGCGTATTTCAGCTTGAATCCGCGGGCATCCGGCGGGTGCTGAAGGATCTGAAACCTTCGGTGTTTGAGGATATCGTATCCGTGAATGCCTTGTACCGTCCGGGTCCCATGGAGTTTATTCCGAAGTTCATTCAAGCCAAGCACGGCCGGATTGAGCCGGAGTATCCCCATTCGGACCTGATCCCGATATTAGGCGATACGTACGGCATTATCGTCTATCAGGAGCAGATCATGCAGATCGCTTCGACGATGGCCGGCTTCTCGCTCGGGGAAGCGGATTTGCTGCGAAGAGCGGTGTCGAAGAAGAAGCGCGAAGTACTGGACCGGGAGCGGAGCCATTTCGTTTCAGGCAGTCTCAAGCTCGGTTATAGCGAGGATGAGGCCAACCGCGTGTACGATATGATCGTCCGGTTCGCGAACTACGGATTTCCCCGTGCGCATGCCGCCGCTTACGGCGTGCTGGCCTTCCAGACGGCTTATCTTAAGGCGCACTATCCGGTTCCGTTCATGGCTTCCATGCTGACGGCCGTTATGGGCAGCCACCGGAAGGTAGCCGAATACGTGCTGGAGGCACGGCGCCTCGACATCGAGGTCATGCCGCCGGACGTCAACGAAAGCGGAACGTATTTTACCCCGGTCATGAGCGGTTCTGCTGCCGAGGGCGGTGATAATGAAGGCCAACGTCCGGCCGGAGGCGGAATCCGATTCGGGCTAGCCGCGATCAAGAACGTAGGCACGCAGGCAGTGGAGAATATCGTCGAGATCAGGCGTGAAAAGCCGTTTGAAAGCCTGCTCGATTTTTGCCGCCGGGTAGACCTCCGCGTATGCAACAAGCGCGTGATCGAGTCGCTTATCCAGGCAGGGGCTTTTGATTCCTTGCAGGGACACCGTTCCCAGTTGGTTGCCATGCTGGACGAAACGGTCGAAGCGGCCGTGAAGTGGAGAAAGGAACGGGATGATCTCCAGATTCAGCTCTTCGACTTCGTGGAAACCACGAATTGGGACATCGAATATCCGGACATCCCGCCATATACCACAAGTCAGCAGCTCGAATTCGAACGCGAGCTGCTGGGCATGTATTTGTCCGGCCATCCGCTGGACGGCTTCGAAGATACGCTGACGGAGTCCGGAGCTGATCGGTTAATGGATCTCCATGAAGCGGAAGATGAATCGATGGCTACGGTTGCCGGTATGGTGGTTACACTGAAGACCATTACGACGAAACAGGGAAAGGCGATGGCCTTCATGGAGTGCGAGGATCAAATTGAGCGCTGTGAGGTCGTTCTCTTTCCTGAAGTGTGGAAGCGAAGCGCGCATCTGATTGAAAAAGGCGCGCTGCTGGCGATCCGCGCGAAGGTTCAGCTGCAGGACGAAGGCTTTAAGCTGCTGGCCGAAGAAATCGCGCCGCTTGAGCCGCAAACCTTGAGTCAACTGGTTCACCGGAGCAAGGTTCGGGGAGCAGCGGGCGGCAGAGGAAGATCCGGCGGAGAGAATAACGGCCGTAGTGGTAAATCGGGCGCCGGCATCCAGCCAGTTTCGGCCGGTAATCCATCGGCAGTCCAGAATCCGGAGCGGCTTGCCGCCCGGAGTGGACAGGATTCGACCTCTATCCGAAACGAGGCGTCGGGTGGCAGCCTATCGCCCGAGAAGGAATCTCGTACCGTCGTATCGAATCATAAGGCTGAGCAGCGTGTGTTTGTGAAAATAACGGCCGATGCGGAGCAATCGGAGCTGCTGGTGAAGCTGAAAGAGCTCCTGCAGCAGCATCCGGGGCATGTGCAAACGGTGCTGTTTTATGAGCGAAGCCAGAAGGTGCTTGCGCTTAGCGAAGCTTATCGAATCAAGCCTTCCACAGAGCTTTTTGCCGAAATGGAAAGCATGCTGGGCAAGGACACCGTTAAAGTGAAGTAA
- a CDS encoding YtpI family protein, which produces MITVIHYILYIILVLSVVAAALYSIRARRVADPADRGIYMSMMNLCMGIMLVSLSLVCMFLFSGSTPAVIVEAVFLVLGAFNIFAGIRSRTYYSRLKNSRTAS; this is translated from the coding sequence ATGATAACCGTCATCCACTATATCCTGTATATTATCCTCGTCCTGTCCGTCGTAGCTGCCGCGCTCTATAGCATTCGCGCACGCCGAGTAGCGGATCCCGCGGACCGCGGCATCTATATGTCCATGATGAACCTCTGTATGGGCATTATGCTGGTTTCCCTTTCGCTGGTCTGCATGTTTCTGTTCAGCGGCTCCACGCCGGCTGTCATTGTAGAAGCTGTGTTCTTGGTGCTTGGCGCATTTAATATATTTGCCGGCATAAGAAGCCGCACCTATTACAGCAGACTGAAGAATTCGCGGACGGCCAGCTAA
- a CDS encoding DRTGG domain-containing protein, with protein sequence MDVRDDTITKHEQLVQHIESLKVGSKISVRRLAKEMGVSEGTAYRAVKEAESLGIVVTKERIGTVRVERKPRNISEQLTFADVVEIVEGHVLGGAEGLNKSLHKYVIGAMKVEAMIRYIDAGSLMIVGNREDAHSLALEQGAGVLITGGFGTSREVKQLADQLYLPIISSRHDTFTVASMINRAIFDRLIKKKIMLVEDIAHDKPKNHQLKNSVTVQEFKRISQATGQIRYPVTDEWNRVIGIVGVRDVEGLAETQPIEKAMTRNPVTASMKTSLASAAQIMMWEGIDFLPIVDRNRKLLATVTRKEVLGALRDARNQPQLGETFDQLIWNGIAEDRDEEGRLFFHGFITPQMASELGTISQGVLTTVMSQAAVKAAKDISGWDHVLDHLSTYFIRPVQIEDPIVIMPKLLEISRRTCKMEIEIQHQTNLIAKAVMTMQAIDHG encoded by the coding sequence TTGGACGTTCGAGATGATACGATTACCAAACACGAGCAATTGGTTCAACATATTGAAAGTTTGAAGGTTGGAAGCAAAATCTCGGTACGACGGTTGGCCAAAGAGATGGGCGTCAGCGAGGGAACCGCTTATCGGGCGGTAAAGGAAGCGGAAAGCCTGGGCATCGTGGTCACGAAGGAAAGGATCGGCACGGTTCGTGTGGAACGGAAGCCGCGTAACATATCCGAGCAGCTTACGTTTGCCGATGTCGTTGAAATTGTGGAAGGGCATGTGCTCGGCGGTGCGGAAGGGCTTAATAAAAGCTTGCATAAATACGTGATTGGCGCCATGAAGGTGGAGGCGATGATTCGATATATCGATGCCGGAAGCCTCATGATTGTCGGTAACCGCGAAGATGCCCATTCCCTGGCACTCGAGCAGGGGGCGGGCGTGTTGATTACGGGCGGTTTCGGAACCAGCCGGGAAGTGAAACAGCTGGCAGACCAGCTGTATCTGCCCATTATATCGTCCAGGCATGACACATTTACCGTCGCCTCCATGATTAACCGCGCCATTTTTGACCGATTAATCAAGAAGAAAATTATGCTGGTGGAGGATATCGCTCATGATAAGCCGAAGAATCACCAGTTGAAAAACTCCGTCACCGTTCAGGAATTCAAACGGATTTCACAGGCGACCGGGCAAATCCGGTATCCGGTAACAGACGAATGGAACCGGGTCATCGGCATCGTCGGGGTTCGGGATGTGGAAGGGCTCGCCGAAACTCAGCCGATCGAGAAAGCGATGACCCGCAATCCGGTAACGGCAAGCATGAAAACGTCGCTCGCATCTGCGGCGCAGATTATGATGTGGGAAGGGATCGATTTTCTTCCGATTGTGGATCGGAACCGCAAGCTGCTTGCAACGGTTACTCGTAAAGAAGTGTTAGGAGCACTGCGGGATGCACGAAACCAGCCTCAGCTTGGCGAGACGTTTGATCAGCTGATCTGGAATGGGATTGCAGAGGATCGGGATGAGGAAGGGCGTTTGTTCTTTCACGGTTTTATCACGCCCCAAATGGCTTCAGAACTTGGAACGATTTCGCAAGGGGTGCTCACGACCGTCATGAGCCAAGCTGCGGTTAAAGCGGCCAAGGATATTAGCGGCTGGGATCATGTGCTGGACCATCTGTCGACGTATTTCATCCGGCCCGTGCAGATCGAGGATCCGATCGTCATTATGCCAAAATTGCTGGAGATCAGCCGCCGTACCTGCAAGATGGAGATCGAGATCCAGCATCAGACAAACCTGATTGCAAAAGCGGTCATGACGATGCAGGCGATCGATCACGGCTAA
- a CDS encoding YlbF family regulator — protein MNIYDKAHDLAKAMKESKEVEEITSAMKLVDADPESRRMLDDFRQRQMELQQRMMSGDMPAQDEMEKMEKQFEVLSLNLNIRRLFDAERRLSVIIEDVNKIISDSLQHLYGPAQP, from the coding sequence ATGAACATTTATGACAAGGCACATGATTTGGCAAAAGCGATGAAGGAAAGCAAGGAGGTGGAAGAAATTACCTCTGCTATGAAACTCGTGGATGCAGATCCGGAGAGCAGACGCATGCTGGATGACTTCCGACAGCGCCAGATGGAACTTCAACAGCGCATGATGTCCGGCGATATGCCGGCACAGGACGAAATGGAGAAGATGGAGAAGCAGTTTGAGGTGCTGAGCCTGAACCTGAACATCCGCCGCTTGTTCGACGCTGAGCGCCGTCTGAGTGTCATCATCGAAGACGTGAACAAGATTATATCGGATAGTCTTCAGCATCTGTATGGTCCAGCCCAACCCTAG
- a CDS encoding DUF445 domain-containing protein: protein MQNWLFILVNVCVAAFVGGITNHFAIKMLFHPREEKIILGRRVPFTPGLIPKRKDEIAESLGRVVSDYLVTSEGLQELIRKPVFRGKIEDSLYRKLEEWSQSELSFEDLALKVWSSEQWEQLKVRAEQSARQLTARGAAAVWHGYGLEAKPLKELVPGWSEETIQGWSGAAADIVLKELRSTLLSAKGQLMLSDVASSLIDKAGGFLGTMASIFVDEDKLVQKLTPMLIQQLEGEKIRKTITDIISGKLSYYGEMPLGNFIEHAAGEPGLAWISRTLDDKLPWSKWIQQIESLRVGELIGPRMPAIEAALPGLLDKGLGFLERSIPAAMKAVNLPQLVQEQVEKFPIERLEEIILSVSGREFRAITWLGVLLGGVIGLFQSMLTILWR, encoded by the coding sequence ATGCAGAACTGGCTGTTTATTTTGGTGAACGTGTGCGTTGCTGCTTTTGTTGGCGGCATCACGAACCACTTTGCAATAAAAATGCTGTTTCATCCCCGTGAAGAAAAAATTATCCTGGGCCGCCGCGTACCCTTCACGCCAGGGCTCATTCCAAAGCGAAAGGACGAAATAGCCGAGTCGTTGGGACGTGTGGTCTCGGATTACCTGGTGACAAGCGAGGGCTTGCAGGAGCTTATTCGAAAGCCGGTGTTTCGGGGTAAGATAGAGGACAGCCTCTATCGGAAGCTGGAGGAATGGAGCCAGTCGGAGCTGAGCTTCGAAGACTTGGCGCTAAAGGTATGGAGTTCCGAACAGTGGGAGCAATTGAAGGTCCGTGCCGAACAATCGGCCCGCCAGCTCACAGCCCGGGGTGCCGCAGCAGTATGGCACGGATACGGATTAGAGGCAAAGCCGCTGAAGGAGCTTGTTCCCGGTTGGTCCGAGGAAACGATCCAGGGCTGGAGCGGGGCTGCCGCCGATATTGTGCTGAAGGAGCTGAGGAGCACGCTGTTGTCCGCGAAGGGGCAGCTTATGCTATCGGATGTGGCTTCTTCACTCATCGATAAGGCAGGCGGATTTTTGGGGACGATGGCTTCGATCTTTGTGGATGAGGATAAACTGGTCCAGAAGCTGACGCCCATGCTGATTCAGCAGCTGGAGGGTGAGAAGATCCGCAAGACCATCACGGATATTATCTCAGGAAAGCTGTCGTATTACGGTGAGATGCCGCTCGGGAATTTCATCGAACATGCCGCTGGTGAGCCGGGCCTCGCTTGGATCTCCCGCACATTGGATGACAAGCTTCCTTGGTCCAAGTGGATTCAGCAAATCGAGTCTCTTCGCGTAGGCGAGCTGATTGGACCGCGAATGCCTGCCATCGAAGCAGCTCTGCCTGGACTGCTCGATAAGGGACTGGGCTTCCTTGAGCGAAGCATCCCGGCGGCCATGAAGGCTGTAAACTTACCGCAGCTCGTTCAGGAGCAGGTGGAGAAGTTCCCGATTGAGCGGCTGGAAGAGATCATCCTGAGTGTGTCCGGCCGCGAATTCAGGGCCATCACCTGGCTTGGGGTGCTGCTTGGCGGAGTGATCGGATTGTTCCAATCCATGCTGACCATACTGTGGAGATAA
- a CDS encoding YheC/YheD family endospore coat-associated protein: protein MRKSKIKSNTKSKISTQLIRSAQLSDNDIKLGDRLIRQLRIPTDSKVQLAFGSFKQEVRVISGGKSNSLALSPSVFSHSGLLPRTVMNVKYYPTERTLKLGPLIGIMVSRYQPDEPDKPFGSISAFCLEMVNAAKKQGAYVYFFTPDMIGSNPSTLEAIAYDAGWKKLSVPAPDVINNRLSTRKLENSPSVQHFMREVKSRFGTQIFNEKFLDKSDVFEALGPDVKLQKYLPESYLLSGYPTLKKMCATYRTVFLKPVRGSLGKGIIRISRQENGKYQTMTTSLEGSKKNTYSSLPKLFSSLSGKIKKTRYQIQQGLDLIRINRRNVDFRALVHKDKNGKWAVTSVVARIAGGNHFVSNLARGGTLSSVKDALAMSSIPLSSKQTAPARMNQAALDIAHGLEAAIPYHFGELGIDLAIDTAGRIWLLEVNSKPSKGENAPLNADSKVRPSAVRLVQYCQYLTGF, encoded by the coding sequence ATGCGCAAATCCAAGATCAAATCCAACACCAAATCCAAGATATCGACTCAATTAATCCGCTCAGCCCAGCTTTCGGATAACGATATCAAGCTTGGTGACCGGCTCATCAGACAGCTCCGTATCCCGACAGATTCAAAGGTACAGCTTGCCTTTGGCTCCTTCAAGCAGGAAGTCCGCGTTATCTCAGGAGGAAAATCGAACTCGCTGGCCTTAAGCCCTTCGGTATTCAGCCATTCGGGACTTCTTCCTCGTACCGTCATGAATGTCAAATATTATCCAACGGAAAGAACGCTGAAGCTCGGTCCGCTTATCGGGATCATGGTCAGCCGATATCAACCGGATGAACCTGATAAACCTTTCGGATCAATCTCAGCTTTCTGCCTGGAAATGGTCAACGCGGCTAAAAAACAGGGCGCATATGTATATTTTTTCACACCTGACATGATCGGTTCGAACCCGTCGACACTTGAAGCCATTGCTTATGACGCGGGATGGAAAAAGCTCAGCGTTCCAGCTCCGGACGTCATTAATAACCGGCTGTCTACCCGCAAACTGGAGAATAGTCCTAGCGTACAGCATTTTATGAGAGAAGTAAAATCGCGATTCGGCACCCAAATCTTTAACGAGAAATTTCTCGATAAATCGGATGTCTTCGAGGCACTCGGGCCTGATGTGAAACTGCAGAAATATTTGCCCGAATCCTATTTGCTCAGCGGTTATCCGACGCTCAAAAAAATGTGCGCCACTTATCGGACGGTCTTCCTGAAACCGGTGCGGGGTAGTCTGGGGAAAGGGATCATCCGGATATCCCGCCAAGAGAACGGCAAATATCAAACGATGACCACCTCTCTTGAAGGAAGCAAGAAGAATACCTACTCCTCACTTCCAAAGCTGTTCAGCAGCTTATCTGGGAAAATAAAAAAAACGCGTTATCAAATTCAGCAAGGGCTGGATTTGATCCGCATCAACCGGCGAAACGTTGATTTTCGCGCGCTTGTTCATAAAGACAAAAACGGCAAGTGGGCAGTGACTTCGGTCGTGGCCCGTATTGCCGGCGGAAACCATTTTGTTTCCAATCTTGCCAGAGGCGGTACGCTATCTTCCGTCAAGGACGCACTTGCCATGAGCAGTATTCCGTTAAGCTCCAAACAAACAGCCCCCGCCCGAATGAATCAAGCGGCGCTCGATATTGCTCATGGACTGGAGGCTGCCATTCCCTATCATTTCGGGGAGCTCGGCATTGACTTGGCAATTGATACGGCTGGCCGCATTTGGCTCCTGGAGGTCAACTCCAAGCCGTCCAAAGGTGAAAATGCACCGCTGAATGCCGACTCCAAAGTAAGACCGTCAGCCGTCCGGCTCGTTCAGTACTGTCAATACTTGACGGGGTTCTAA
- a CDS encoding YheC/YheD family endospore coat-associated protein yields the protein MSSNKIGTLGVMVCRKPGFPPFAEKEFLRELSSKAKGLGMQVFVFCPDDASPASGVESSIDRIQGYQFNPGKGWSFGTFPPPDVIYDRCLHRNGEETAAAGAYLNRMLQQGVRLWARGLPGKQKVHQLLKRSSALRPYLPATLSYTGAESLSRALLAFGSGLFMKPSGGSQGRHTLYLALTDQQRVRLQGRDRSNRMFQQTIPAQEMNEWVSRFTGRRRFIIQPYLELHNRNGDPFDIRSLVQKNDRGRWSITGIAARQGVSQGLTSNLHGGGTAFPALPYLTADFGEEKAMKIIQTIRDLSAQLPSLLEEGFGRLGELGIDFGVDTKGRVWILEVNSKPGRRAFTLTGDGHAARLSVEHPIQYARYLLLRQLRRVNT from the coding sequence ATGTCGTCAAACAAGATAGGCACCCTGGGTGTCATGGTATGCCGCAAACCGGGCTTCCCTCCCTTCGCAGAGAAGGAATTCCTCCGTGAACTTAGCTCGAAGGCCAAGGGACTCGGCATGCAGGTATTTGTTTTTTGTCCGGATGATGCCTCTCCTGCTTCTGGTGTTGAAAGCTCCATAGACAGGATACAAGGATATCAATTCAATCCTGGAAAAGGCTGGAGTTTCGGCACCTTTCCTCCTCCAGACGTCATCTATGACCGATGTCTGCACCGAAACGGTGAGGAAACGGCTGCCGCCGGTGCGTATCTGAACCGAATGCTGCAGCAGGGCGTAAGACTGTGGGCACGCGGTCTGCCCGGCAAGCAGAAAGTGCATCAACTATTAAAGCGCTCCTCCGCCTTAAGGCCATATCTGCCGGCAACCTTAAGTTATACCGGAGCGGAATCACTGAGCAGGGCCCTGCTGGCTTTTGGCAGCGGACTTTTCATGAAGCCTAGCGGAGGCTCTCAGGGTCGTCATACTTTGTACCTCGCTTTGACAGATCAACAGCGTGTCAGACTGCAAGGAAGGGACCGGAGCAATCGCATGTTCCAGCAGACTATTCCCGCACAAGAGATGAACGAATGGGTGAGTCGATTTACCGGTCGACGCCGGTTTATCATTCAACCCTATCTGGAGCTTCATAACCGTAACGGAGATCCGTTTGATATTCGGTCATTGGTTCAAAAGAATGACCGCGGCAGATGGTCCATCACAGGAATCGCTGCACGGCAAGGCGTAAGCCAAGGACTGACCTCGAACCTTCACGGGGGAGGCACCGCATTTCCGGCCCTTCCCTATCTAACGGCCGATTTCGGAGAAGAAAAGGCCATGAAGATCATTCAGACCATCCGAGATCTGTCCGCTCAGCTTCCATCTCTGCTCGAAGAAGGATTCGGCCGACTTGGCGAGCTGGGAATCGATTTTGGCGTGGATACAAAGGGACGGGTCTGGATCCTGGAGGTTAATTCCAAACCGGGCCGCCGCGCATTTACACTAACGGGAGATGGTCACGCAGCCCGGCTGTCCGTCGAACATCCGATTCAATACGCCCGTTATTTATTGCTTCGACAACTTAGGAGGGTAAATACATGA